Proteins encoded in a region of the Prunus persica cultivar Lovell chromosome G4, Prunus_persica_NCBIv2, whole genome shotgun sequence genome:
- the LOC18780954 gene encoding uncharacterized protein LOC18780954 isoform X3: MNPVELLSNLYALRQLYGLLQNGEDGFEHINSNNITAARSGFDSTRFSSQAEQPKAVPNLNSVLPATVKSPLNTVLNYGKDSKSCNITSKTDKQSPKKPEGASPESKISTSTDLPEYKRKRCRICLENNLNKQYSAKESKISNERAKVPGKNSQSQDQRHDWLSHLNHIDEHAKRLQKSNGIGKTLGNPSIDSLAACSSVSPTRDGKQELGLIKEKTDEASDYSKVLTNAIKQIESGILALQLGSTDLADSFNNDVDVSVSPTPIVHAEEQLVTTSTRRDQLSDRSESLSLLGGTELLTCPASQLLSQKHENPTGKFASRGHESLKAIMERLESLSQPVNQNNKMASYVNGLRVPPTPTQDEVAMKPATQVKTDQISQISLGKNPTMRSKKIARSKPSMPPQSRGSKASSVGLGPGKKLNQKRTRKTTRHCNQMIMRPVLLDEHKSNERRGRYRMSYVGQQNKVMPRKQVLEEETSSSTSKSQTWSTSEQTETESSSSSNEYSKQDYWSPSQSSRRTRDIHMRSGQRSIRVTTQDSSSRISSCCSSSSPSEGLYSHKRLQRDKPVGRLRKLKNKLGLIFHHHHHHHHHHHHGNVNSDDDHGHSRWKHLRKMMLQGEKSKQGSDSHQGGERGGVKKSLLKLKTMSHNNKQQQHGHFHALAEGLLRHVRHSKKSNKLSKGGGIGRLRHGPHQSHHLGHGRLNKKNKLHWWHMFRRHGGVKLPKAKRGRVKLGFTTKRRPKLKMK; the protein is encoded by the exons ATGAATCCGGTGGAACTTTTGTCTAATCTCTATGCACTGAGACAGTTATATGGACTCCTTCAAAATGGGGAAGATGGCTTTgaacatataaattcaaacaat ATCACAGCAGCTCGATCTGGTTTTGATAGCACACGCTTCTCTTCTCAAGCAGAGCAACCCAAGGCGGTGCCTAACCTAAATTCTGTTTTGCCAGCAACAGTAAAATCACCTCTTAATACTGTCCTCAACTATGGAAAGGATTCTAAAAGCTGCAACATCACTTCAAAAACGGATAAGCAGTCACCTAAGAAGCCCGAGGGAGCAAGTCCAGAGTCTAAAATAAGCACCTCAACAGACCTACCTGAATACAAAAGGAAACGGTGCCGGATCTGCTTAGAAAACAATCTGAACAAACAGTACTCAGCCAAGGAGTCAAAAATCTCAAATGAGAGAGCCAAGGTACCTGGCAAAAACAGTCAGAGTCAAGATCAGCGACACGATTGGCTTAGTCATCTCAATCATATTGATGAGCATGCTAAAAGACTACAAAAATCGAATGGCATTGGTAAAACTCTTGGTAATCCAAGCATTGATAGTTTGGCTGCTTGTTCCTCAGTCTCTCCAACAAGGGACGGCAAGCAAGAACTCGGTCTGATAAAGGAAAAGACAGATGAGGCTAGTGATTACTCTAAAGTACTCACAAATGCAATCAAACAGATTGAGTCCGGAATTTTGGCTTTGCAATTGGGTTCTACTGACTTGGCGGATTCTTTCAATAATGATGTTGATGTTTCAGTTAGTCCTACTCCTATAGTACACGCAGAAGAGCAGCTAGTTACTACTAGTACTAGAAGAGATCAGCTGAGTGATAGGAGCGAGTCATTGTCTTTGTTGGGTGGAACTGAGCTGTTGACTTGTCCGGCAAGTCAACTACTGTCTCAAAAGCATGAGAATCCAACTGGGAAGTTTGCTTCTAGGGGACATGAATCTTTGAAGGCTATTATGGAGAGATTGGAATCTCTGAGTCAACCAGTGAATCAGAATAATAAGATGGCAAGTTATGTTAATGGGCTAAGGGTTCCCCCAACTCCAACTCAGGATGAGGTAGCTATGAAGCCTGCCACGCAAGTGAAGACGGATCAAATATCTCAAATCAGTCTAGGGAAAAATCCAACAATGAGGAGCAAAAAGATCGCAAGATCTAAACCGTCCATGCCACCTCAGTCCAGGGGGTCCAAAGCTTCTTCAGTTGGACTTGGACCTGGCAAGAAGTTGAATCAGAAGCGGACAAGAAAAACAACGAGACATTGTAATCAGATGATCATGAGGCCAGTTCTGTTAGATGAACACAAGTCTAATGAGAGGAGAGGGAGATACAGGATGTCTTATGTGGGCCAACAGAACAAGGTCATGCCACGCAAGCAAGTATTGGAAGAGGAGACTAGCTCAAGTACCTCAAAGTCCCAAACATGGTCAACCAGTGAGcaaactgaaactgaaagcAGCTCCAGTAGTAATGAATATTCTAAGCAGGATTACTGGAGTCCTAGTCAGTCTTCAAGACGTACTCGTGACATTCATATGAGAAGTGGACAAAGGTCAATAAGAGTGACAACACAAGATAGTAGTTCACGAATTAGTAGCTgttgctcctcctcctccccatCAGAGGGTCTCTATAGCCATAAAAGATTACAAAGGGACAAGCCCGTTGGACGATTAAGGAAGCTCAAGAACAAGTTGGGACTCATCTttcaccaccatcaccaccaccaccatcatcatcatcatggaaATGTTAACAGTGATGATGATCACGGCCATTCTAGGTGGAAACACCTACGGAAGATGATGTTGCAGGGCGAAAAATCCAAGCAGGGCAGTGACAGTCAtcaaggaggagagagaggaggggtCAAAAAATCGTTGTTGAAACTGAAAACCATGTCACATAATAataagcagcagcagcacgGGCATTTTCATGCACTGGCGGAAGGACTGTTGAGGCATGTTAGGCATtcaaagaaatcaaataaGTTGTCAAAAGGAGGTGGGATTGGACGTTTGAGACATGGCCCTCATCAATCTCATCATCTTGGCCACGGCCGCCTTAATAAGAAGAACAAGCTGCACTGGTGGCACATGTTTCGGCGGCACGGTGGAGTGAAGCTGCCTAAGGCTAAAAGAGGGCGTGTTAAATTGGGATTTACTACTAAAAGACGTCCAAAGCTAAAAATGAAGTAA
- the LOC18780954 gene encoding uncharacterized protein LOC18780954 isoform X1 — protein MNPVELLSNLYALRQLYGLLQNGEDGFEHINSNNVGKALDVRAQQLLKDLLDDATDKILNTHSEITAARSGFDSTRFSSQAEQPKAVPNLNSVLPATVKSPLNTVLNYGKDSKSCNITSKTDKQSPKKPEGASPESKISTSTDLPEYKRKRCRICLENNLNKQYSAKESKISNERAKVPGKNSQSQDQRHDWLSHLNHIDEHAKRLQKSNGIGKTLGNPSIDSLAACSSVSPTRDGKQELGLIKEKTDEASDYSKVLTNAIKQIESGILALQLGSTDLADSFNNDVDVSVSPTPIVHAEEQLVTTSTRRDQLSDRSESLSLLGGTELLTCPASQLLSQKHENPTGKFASRGHESLKAIMERLESLSQPVNQNNKMASYVNGLRVPPTPTQDEVAMKPATQVKTDQISQISLGKNPTMRSKKIARSKPSMPPQSRGSKASSVGLGPGKKLNQKRTRKTTRHCNQMIMRPVLLDEHKSNERRGRYRMSYVGQQNKVMPRKQVLEEETSSSTSKSQTWSTSEQTETESSSSSNEYSKQDYWSPSQSSRRTRDIHMRSGQRSIRVTTQDSSSRISSCCSSSSPSEGLYSHKRLQRDKPVGRLRKLKNKLGLIFHHHHHHHHHHHHGNVNSDDDHGHSRWKHLRKMMLQGEKSKQGSDSHQGGERGGVKKSLLKLKTMSHNNKQQQHGHFHALAEGLLRHVRHSKKSNKLSKGGGIGRLRHGPHQSHHLGHGRLNKKNKLHWWHMFRRHGGVKLPKAKRGRVKLGFTTKRRPKLKMK, from the exons ATGAATCCGGTGGAACTTTTGTCTAATCTCTATGCACTGAGACAGTTATATGGACTCCTTCAAAATGGGGAAGATGGCTTTgaacatataaattcaaacaat GTGGGCAAAGCTTTGGATGTGAGAGCGCAACAACTATTAAAAGATCTTCTGGATGATGCTACTGACAAGATTTTGAATACTCATTCAGAG ATCACAGCAGCTCGATCTGGTTTTGATAGCACACGCTTCTCTTCTCAAGCAGAGCAACCCAAGGCGGTGCCTAACCTAAATTCTGTTTTGCCAGCAACAGTAAAATCACCTCTTAATACTGTCCTCAACTATGGAAAGGATTCTAAAAGCTGCAACATCACTTCAAAAACGGATAAGCAGTCACCTAAGAAGCCCGAGGGAGCAAGTCCAGAGTCTAAAATAAGCACCTCAACAGACCTACCTGAATACAAAAGGAAACGGTGCCGGATCTGCTTAGAAAACAATCTGAACAAACAGTACTCAGCCAAGGAGTCAAAAATCTCAAATGAGAGAGCCAAGGTACCTGGCAAAAACAGTCAGAGTCAAGATCAGCGACACGATTGGCTTAGTCATCTCAATCATATTGATGAGCATGCTAAAAGACTACAAAAATCGAATGGCATTGGTAAAACTCTTGGTAATCCAAGCATTGATAGTTTGGCTGCTTGTTCCTCAGTCTCTCCAACAAGGGACGGCAAGCAAGAACTCGGTCTGATAAAGGAAAAGACAGATGAGGCTAGTGATTACTCTAAAGTACTCACAAATGCAATCAAACAGATTGAGTCCGGAATTTTGGCTTTGCAATTGGGTTCTACTGACTTGGCGGATTCTTTCAATAATGATGTTGATGTTTCAGTTAGTCCTACTCCTATAGTACACGCAGAAGAGCAGCTAGTTACTACTAGTACTAGAAGAGATCAGCTGAGTGATAGGAGCGAGTCATTGTCTTTGTTGGGTGGAACTGAGCTGTTGACTTGTCCGGCAAGTCAACTACTGTCTCAAAAGCATGAGAATCCAACTGGGAAGTTTGCTTCTAGGGGACATGAATCTTTGAAGGCTATTATGGAGAGATTGGAATCTCTGAGTCAACCAGTGAATCAGAATAATAAGATGGCAAGTTATGTTAATGGGCTAAGGGTTCCCCCAACTCCAACTCAGGATGAGGTAGCTATGAAGCCTGCCACGCAAGTGAAGACGGATCAAATATCTCAAATCAGTCTAGGGAAAAATCCAACAATGAGGAGCAAAAAGATCGCAAGATCTAAACCGTCCATGCCACCTCAGTCCAGGGGGTCCAAAGCTTCTTCAGTTGGACTTGGACCTGGCAAGAAGTTGAATCAGAAGCGGACAAGAAAAACAACGAGACATTGTAATCAGATGATCATGAGGCCAGTTCTGTTAGATGAACACAAGTCTAATGAGAGGAGAGGGAGATACAGGATGTCTTATGTGGGCCAACAGAACAAGGTCATGCCACGCAAGCAAGTATTGGAAGAGGAGACTAGCTCAAGTACCTCAAAGTCCCAAACATGGTCAACCAGTGAGcaaactgaaactgaaagcAGCTCCAGTAGTAATGAATATTCTAAGCAGGATTACTGGAGTCCTAGTCAGTCTTCAAGACGTACTCGTGACATTCATATGAGAAGTGGACAAAGGTCAATAAGAGTGACAACACAAGATAGTAGTTCACGAATTAGTAGCTgttgctcctcctcctccccatCAGAGGGTCTCTATAGCCATAAAAGATTACAAAGGGACAAGCCCGTTGGACGATTAAGGAAGCTCAAGAACAAGTTGGGACTCATCTttcaccaccatcaccaccaccaccatcatcatcatcatggaaATGTTAACAGTGATGATGATCACGGCCATTCTAGGTGGAAACACCTACGGAAGATGATGTTGCAGGGCGAAAAATCCAAGCAGGGCAGTGACAGTCAtcaaggaggagagagaggaggggtCAAAAAATCGTTGTTGAAACTGAAAACCATGTCACATAATAataagcagcagcagcacgGGCATTTTCATGCACTGGCGGAAGGACTGTTGAGGCATGTTAGGCATtcaaagaaatcaaataaGTTGTCAAAAGGAGGTGGGATTGGACGTTTGAGACATGGCCCTCATCAATCTCATCATCTTGGCCACGGCCGCCTTAATAAGAAGAACAAGCTGCACTGGTGGCACATGTTTCGGCGGCACGGTGGAGTGAAGCTGCCTAAGGCTAAAAGAGGGCGTGTTAAATTGGGATTTACTACTAAAAGACGTCCAAAGCTAAAAATGAAGTAA
- the LOC18780954 gene encoding uncharacterized protein LOC18780954 isoform X2: MYGLSESSSQVGKALDVRAQQLLKDLLDDATDKILNTHSEITAARSGFDSTRFSSQAEQPKAVPNLNSVLPATVKSPLNTVLNYGKDSKSCNITSKTDKQSPKKPEGASPESKISTSTDLPEYKRKRCRICLENNLNKQYSAKESKISNERAKVPGKNSQSQDQRHDWLSHLNHIDEHAKRLQKSNGIGKTLGNPSIDSLAACSSVSPTRDGKQELGLIKEKTDEASDYSKVLTNAIKQIESGILALQLGSTDLADSFNNDVDVSVSPTPIVHAEEQLVTTSTRRDQLSDRSESLSLLGGTELLTCPASQLLSQKHENPTGKFASRGHESLKAIMERLESLSQPVNQNNKMASYVNGLRVPPTPTQDEVAMKPATQVKTDQISQISLGKNPTMRSKKIARSKPSMPPQSRGSKASSVGLGPGKKLNQKRTRKTTRHCNQMIMRPVLLDEHKSNERRGRYRMSYVGQQNKVMPRKQVLEEETSSSTSKSQTWSTSEQTETESSSSSNEYSKQDYWSPSQSSRRTRDIHMRSGQRSIRVTTQDSSSRISSCCSSSSPSEGLYSHKRLQRDKPVGRLRKLKNKLGLIFHHHHHHHHHHHHGNVNSDDDHGHSRWKHLRKMMLQGEKSKQGSDSHQGGERGGVKKSLLKLKTMSHNNKQQQHGHFHALAEGLLRHVRHSKKSNKLSKGGGIGRLRHGPHQSHHLGHGRLNKKNKLHWWHMFRRHGGVKLPKAKRGRVKLGFTTKRRPKLKMK; encoded by the exons atGTATGGACTCTCAGAATCATCTAGTCAG GTGGGCAAAGCTTTGGATGTGAGAGCGCAACAACTATTAAAAGATCTTCTGGATGATGCTACTGACAAGATTTTGAATACTCATTCAGAG ATCACAGCAGCTCGATCTGGTTTTGATAGCACACGCTTCTCTTCTCAAGCAGAGCAACCCAAGGCGGTGCCTAACCTAAATTCTGTTTTGCCAGCAACAGTAAAATCACCTCTTAATACTGTCCTCAACTATGGAAAGGATTCTAAAAGCTGCAACATCACTTCAAAAACGGATAAGCAGTCACCTAAGAAGCCCGAGGGAGCAAGTCCAGAGTCTAAAATAAGCACCTCAACAGACCTACCTGAATACAAAAGGAAACGGTGCCGGATCTGCTTAGAAAACAATCTGAACAAACAGTACTCAGCCAAGGAGTCAAAAATCTCAAATGAGAGAGCCAAGGTACCTGGCAAAAACAGTCAGAGTCAAGATCAGCGACACGATTGGCTTAGTCATCTCAATCATATTGATGAGCATGCTAAAAGACTACAAAAATCGAATGGCATTGGTAAAACTCTTGGTAATCCAAGCATTGATAGTTTGGCTGCTTGTTCCTCAGTCTCTCCAACAAGGGACGGCAAGCAAGAACTCGGTCTGATAAAGGAAAAGACAGATGAGGCTAGTGATTACTCTAAAGTACTCACAAATGCAATCAAACAGATTGAGTCCGGAATTTTGGCTTTGCAATTGGGTTCTACTGACTTGGCGGATTCTTTCAATAATGATGTTGATGTTTCAGTTAGTCCTACTCCTATAGTACACGCAGAAGAGCAGCTAGTTACTACTAGTACTAGAAGAGATCAGCTGAGTGATAGGAGCGAGTCATTGTCTTTGTTGGGTGGAACTGAGCTGTTGACTTGTCCGGCAAGTCAACTACTGTCTCAAAAGCATGAGAATCCAACTGGGAAGTTTGCTTCTAGGGGACATGAATCTTTGAAGGCTATTATGGAGAGATTGGAATCTCTGAGTCAACCAGTGAATCAGAATAATAAGATGGCAAGTTATGTTAATGGGCTAAGGGTTCCCCCAACTCCAACTCAGGATGAGGTAGCTATGAAGCCTGCCACGCAAGTGAAGACGGATCAAATATCTCAAATCAGTCTAGGGAAAAATCCAACAATGAGGAGCAAAAAGATCGCAAGATCTAAACCGTCCATGCCACCTCAGTCCAGGGGGTCCAAAGCTTCTTCAGTTGGACTTGGACCTGGCAAGAAGTTGAATCAGAAGCGGACAAGAAAAACAACGAGACATTGTAATCAGATGATCATGAGGCCAGTTCTGTTAGATGAACACAAGTCTAATGAGAGGAGAGGGAGATACAGGATGTCTTATGTGGGCCAACAGAACAAGGTCATGCCACGCAAGCAAGTATTGGAAGAGGAGACTAGCTCAAGTACCTCAAAGTCCCAAACATGGTCAACCAGTGAGcaaactgaaactgaaagcAGCTCCAGTAGTAATGAATATTCTAAGCAGGATTACTGGAGTCCTAGTCAGTCTTCAAGACGTACTCGTGACATTCATATGAGAAGTGGACAAAGGTCAATAAGAGTGACAACACAAGATAGTAGTTCACGAATTAGTAGCTgttgctcctcctcctccccatCAGAGGGTCTCTATAGCCATAAAAGATTACAAAGGGACAAGCCCGTTGGACGATTAAGGAAGCTCAAGAACAAGTTGGGACTCATCTttcaccaccatcaccaccaccaccatcatcatcatcatggaaATGTTAACAGTGATGATGATCACGGCCATTCTAGGTGGAAACACCTACGGAAGATGATGTTGCAGGGCGAAAAATCCAAGCAGGGCAGTGACAGTCAtcaaggaggagagagaggaggggtCAAAAAATCGTTGTTGAAACTGAAAACCATGTCACATAATAataagcagcagcagcacgGGCATTTTCATGCACTGGCGGAAGGACTGTTGAGGCATGTTAGGCATtcaaagaaatcaaataaGTTGTCAAAAGGAGGTGGGATTGGACGTTTGAGACATGGCCCTCATCAATCTCATCATCTTGGCCACGGCCGCCTTAATAAGAAGAACAAGCTGCACTGGTGGCACATGTTTCGGCGGCACGGTGGAGTGAAGCTGCCTAAGGCTAAAAGAGGGCGTGTTAAATTGGGATTTACTACTAAAAGACGTCCAAAGCTAAAAATGAAGTAA
- the LOC18779719 gene encoding filament-like plant protein → MDRRSRLWRRKSSEKSPGETESSGSMSSHSERFSDDQANPTHTTLLPEVTSKAPRNEEEDNESVETLTEKLSAALLNSSAKDDLVKQHAKVAEEAVSGWEKAENEVLGLKQQLEAANQKNSALEDRVGHLDGALKECVRQIRQAREEQDQNTREVVAIKTREWESSKSVLQSQLVDLQAQLQTANTEAAASIDFDLSSKLEATEKENSALQLKLLSRVKELEVRTIERDLSAQAAETASKQYLESIKRVSKLEAECRRLKALTCKTLPANDHKLFSTSSVYIESFTDSPSDSGERVLAIDPDPHKVSGLYPIQYDPSQSDSRASAQITEHGQFKNEKDFGKNLMVPSVEINLMDDFLEMERLAALSDTENDSCHLELGIGYQPHTEENPLKTEFETMIQRATELERKLEKMAAEKVELEMTLSECQKQLETSQSQLVEADMKLEDLKRELALANDSVYAADEEVKTYQTMRVVAESQLRAVQTEFNSLLLKVGSLEEEVWKERNLSAENVAKCLKLENELFSMKHEAECQREVELQRLASTNGELKIKQEKELALAANRFAECQKTIASLGQQLKSLTTLEDILVDSESPPELIEEGMQCHVNSAEPHNLHPNLNTARVI, encoded by the exons ATGGACAGGCGGAGTCGGCTATGGCGAAGGAAGTCATCGGAGAAGAGTCCCGGCGAGACTGAGAGTTCAGGATCGATGTCTTCTCATTCTGAAAGATTTTCTGATGATCAG GCAAATCCAACTCATACCACTCTATTGCCAGAAGTCACTTCTAAAGCTCCAcgcaatgaagaagaagataatgaaAGTGTCGAGACTTTGACAGAGAAATTATCAGCCGCCCTTCTTAATAGTAGTGCCAAAGATGACTTGGTAAAGCAGCATGCTAAAGTTGCAGAAGAAGCTGTCTCAG GCTGGGAGAAGGCCGAAAATGAAGTGTTGGGTTTAAAACAGCAACTTGAGGCTGCAAATCAGAAAAACTCAGCTCTTGAAGACCGAGTTGGTCATCTTGATGGAGCACTAAAGGAATGCGTGAGGCAGATTCGACAGGCGAGAGAAGAGCAAGACCAGAATACCCGAGAAGTTGTTGCCATAAAAACTCGTGAATGGGAATCCTCAAAGTCCGTGCTTCAGAGTCAACTTGTTGATCTCCAAGCACAACTTCAGACTGCTAATACTGAAGCTGCTGCCtcaattgattttgatttgagcTCAAAGCTTGAGGCTACTGAAAAAGAGAACTCTGCTCTTCAACTTAAGCTTCTTTCTCGAGTGAAGGAGCTAGAAGTCAGGACTATTGAGAGGGATTTAAGCGCACAAGCTGCAGAAACAGCCAGTAAGCAATATTTAGAGAGCATAAAGAGGGTGTCCAAGCTTGAAGCTGAGTGCCGTAGGCTAAAAGCCTTGACTTGTAAAACATTGCCTGCTAATGATCACAAACTGTTTTCTACTTCCTCAGTATACATAGAATCTTTTACAGATAGCCCGTCAGATAGTGGGGAGAGGGTACTGGCAATTGATCCAGATCCACATAAAGTGAGTGGCTTGTATCCAATTCAATATGATCCAAGCCAGTCAGATTCACGGGCATCTGCTCAAATCACAGAACATGGTCAGTTTAAGAATGAGAAGGATTTTGGAAAAAACCTTATGGTCCCTTCAGTAGAAATCAATCTCATGGATGATTTTCTTGAAATGGAACGGCTTGCTGCATTGTCAGATACAGAAAATGACAGCTGTCATCTTGAGTTGGGAATTGGATATCAACCTCACACTGAAGAAAACCCTTTAAAAACTGAATTTGAAACCATGATTCAAAGGGCCACAGAACTTGAGAGGAAGTTAGAGAAGATGGCAGCAGAAAAAGTGGAACTTGAGATGACTCTGAGTGAGTGTCAAAAGCAGCTTGAGACATCACAAAGTCAACTAGTGGAGGCTGATATGAAGTTGGAAGACCTTAAAAGAGAGTTAGCTCTTGCAAATGACTCAGTGTATGCTGCAGATGAGGAAGTAAAGACTTATCAAACAATGAGAGTAGTGGCAGAGTCGCAACTAAGAGCTGTTCAAACTGAATTCAACTCCTTGCTTTTAAAAGTTGGTTCACTAGAAGAAGAGGTTTGGAAGGAGCGAAATTTGTCAGCAGAAAATGTGGCCAAATGCCTGAAACTGGAGAATGAACTATTTAGTATGAAACATGAAGCTGAGTGCCAGCGTGAGGTTGAGCTCCAGCGGTTGGCCAGTACTAATGGTGAATTGAAGATAAAGCAG GAGAAAGAACTAGCATTGGCTGCGAATAGATTTGCGGAGTGCCAGAAAACAATTGCATCTCTTGGCCAACAGTTGAAGTCACTTACAACTCTGGAGGACATCCTGGTGGACTCTGAGAGCCCACCAGAGCTCATTGAAGAAGGAATGCAGTGCCACGTAAATAGTGCGGAACCACATAATTTACACCCAAACCTGAATACTGCAAGGGtaatataa